A stretch of Coccidioides posadasii str. Silveira chromosome 2, complete sequence DNA encodes these proteins:
- a CDS encoding uncharacterized protein (EggNog:ENOG410PKWS~COG:S), with translation MPTIPSKRNKMVGGGIGMKGIISTLAENPSGDGIVAAGTFTRHIGLYASHGSGDTIATFSVAGTEAERRVGGKGVTQVLWSPCGRYLYVAERKSDGMLIYDIRVTGQLVGWLKGRRAMTNQRLNIDVVSSGADGSHEIWAGGTDGYIRMWESPTVVGGEVQPTWEKRIHDDPVSSAVFHPMGSVLATCSGQKRYPEYSDENRGLNCPTPDRPECHQMDNSLRVWQL, from the exons ATGCCCACAATTCCCAGCAAGCGGAATAAAATGGTGGGTGGCGGGATTGGGATGAAAGGAATTATATCTACTCTCGCCGAAAACCCTTCGGGAGACGGGATCGTTGCAGCCGGTACATTTACAAGACATATTGGACTTTATGCGTCCCATGGCAGCGGTGATACTATTGCCACGTTCAGTGTGGCAGGGACGGAAGCAGAGCGCCGAGTTGGAGGGAAGGGCGTTACTCAAGTTTTGTGGAGTCCTTGTGGCAGATATCTATATGTGGCAGAAAGGAAAAGCGATGGAATGTTGATATATGATATTAGAGTTACTGGCCAGCTGGTTGGCTGGTTGAAGGGCAGGCGGGCAATGACAAACCAGCGACTAAACATTGACGTTGTCAGCAGTGGTGCTGATGGGAGCCATGAGATTTGGGCCGGCGGTACAGATGGATATATCCGGATGTGGGAATCTCCGACCGTTGTTGGAGGGGAAGTACAACCGACTTGGGAAAAGAGGATTCACGACG ACCCGGTGTCAAGTGCGGTTTTCCACCCGATGGGGAGTGTGTTGGCTACTTGCTCGGGGCAAAAAAGATACCCTGAATATTCTGACGAAAATAGGGGTCTAAATTGCCCTACTCCGGACCGTCCTGAATGCCACCAAATGGACAACTCTCTTCGAGTGTGGCAGTTATAA